The proteins below are encoded in one region of Catenulispora sp. GP43:
- a CDS encoding anti-sigma factor: MNREPETRPGACDDEDLRMAVGALALGALDADEAREVRQHLARCPECQQEYASFVGVKRVMDIGLVGAPMPETVPPEPAGQRGRTGRRRLFGTRTPPPFRAPRRQRIMVAAAGGAAALVLVVGGFWAGHGGTSSSGSTNAEVLPAVTQSGVTAQISYQDHSWGTSVTAKMSGTPDGLTCTLYVYDKNHDAIQLSNWKSVAGKPIDIPASTALPAGQIDHFEVRVVGYGAYDITVPMDS, from the coding sequence GTGAACCGGGAGCCGGAGACCAGGCCGGGCGCCTGCGACGACGAGGACCTGCGGATGGCCGTCGGTGCTCTCGCGCTCGGCGCGCTGGACGCGGACGAGGCCCGCGAGGTGCGGCAGCATCTGGCGCGGTGCCCGGAGTGCCAGCAGGAGTACGCCTCGTTCGTCGGGGTGAAGCGGGTCATGGACATCGGGCTGGTCGGGGCGCCGATGCCGGAGACGGTGCCGCCGGAGCCGGCCGGGCAGCGGGGGCGCACGGGCCGGCGGCGGCTGTTCGGCACCCGTACCCCGCCTCCGTTCCGGGCGCCGCGCCGGCAGCGGATCATGGTGGCCGCGGCCGGCGGAGCCGCCGCCCTGGTGCTGGTCGTCGGCGGGTTCTGGGCCGGGCACGGCGGGACCTCCTCGAGCGGCTCCACGAACGCCGAGGTGCTGCCCGCGGTGACGCAGAGCGGCGTGACCGCGCAGATCTCCTACCAGGACCACAGCTGGGGCACCTCGGTCACCGCGAAGATGAGCGGGACGCCGGACGGGCTGACCTGCACGCTGTACGTCTACGACAAGAACCACGACGCGATCCAGCTGTCGAACTGGAAGTCGGTGGCCGGCAAGCCGATCGACATCCCCGCCTCGACCGCGCTGCCGGCCGGGCAGATCGACCACTTCGAGGTGCGGGTCGTCGGCTACGGCGCCTACGACATCACCGTGCCGATGGACTCCTGA
- a CDS encoding Fur family transcriptional regulator, giving the protein METAPTDLTKELRAKGYRLTPQRQFVLQAVASLDHATPDAICEEVRRTARGVNLSTVYRTLELLEELGLVTHTHLGHGAQIYHTADQPAHVHLVCRGCGRILEAADSAAEPLVQRLMEDYGFQTDVRHLAVFGTCSECRGREQNEAS; this is encoded by the coding sequence ATGGAAACCGCGCCCACGGACCTGACGAAGGAGCTGCGCGCGAAGGGCTACCGCCTCACGCCGCAGCGCCAGTTCGTCCTGCAGGCCGTGGCCTCTCTGGACCATGCCACTCCGGACGCCATCTGCGAGGAGGTCCGCCGCACCGCCCGCGGCGTGAACCTGTCGACCGTGTACCGCACCCTGGAGCTCCTGGAGGAGCTCGGGCTGGTCACGCACACGCATCTCGGACACGGTGCGCAGATCTACCACACCGCCGACCAGCCGGCGCATGTGCACCTGGTGTGCCGCGGCTGCGGGCGGATCCTCGAGGCCGCCGACTCCGCGGCCGAGCCGCTGGTGCAGCGGCTGATGGAGGACTACGGCTTCCAGACGGACGTGCGGCACCTGGCCGTGTTCGGGACGTGTTCCGAATGCCGGGGCCGGGAGCAGAACGAGGCTTCTTAA
- a CDS encoding Ms5788A family Cys-rich leader peptide, with protein sequence MKQQADFTKRRAVDLCRVAACLCRMR encoded by the coding sequence ATGAAGCAGCAGGCGGACTTCACCAAGCGACGCGCAGTCGACCTGTGCCGCGTCGCCGCCTGCCTGTGTCGAATGCGCTGA
- a CDS encoding DUF1416 domain-containing protein, whose translation MTASCGAPAGGFSIEGVDVAKETVIQGAVSKDGAPVTGYVRLLDSTGEFTAEVPTSPEGGFRFFAAPGTWTVRALVPGGSVDASVEATLGEVAEVALAV comes from the coding sequence GTGACGGCCTCGTGCGGCGCTCCCGCCGGCGGATTCAGCATCGAAGGAGTGGACGTGGCGAAGGAAACTGTCATCCAGGGCGCGGTCAGCAAGGACGGCGCGCCGGTGACCGGGTACGTGCGGCTGCTGGACAGCACCGGCGAGTTCACCGCCGAGGTGCCGACCAGCCCCGAGGGCGGGTTCCGGTTCTTCGCGGCGCCGGGCACCTGGACGGTGCGCGCGCTGGTGCCCGGGGGCAGCGTGGACGCCTCGGTCGAGGCGACGCTGGGCGAGGTCGCCGAGGTCGCGCTCGCGGTCTGA
- a CDS encoding response regulator transcription factor, translated as MSSLLLLTNSLTPSSEVLPALGLLLHNVRVAPAEASALLDTPPADAILVDARRDLPQMRSLCRLLRTTGVDCPLLLITTEGALAAVTADWGIDDVLLDSAGPAEVEARLRLAIGKLAAGAVAEDVPLEIKSGDLSIDEGTYTARVRNRVLDLTFKEFELIKYLAQHPGRVFTRAQLLQEVWGYDYFGGTRTVDVHVRRLRAKLGVEHEALIGTVRNVGYRFVMPDKRTGSSTPTGSSAGTETEEESADEVRASDAMTAPRTVVG; from the coding sequence ATGTCCAGCTTGCTGTTGTTGACCAACTCCCTGACCCCCTCCTCCGAGGTCCTGCCGGCTCTCGGTCTGCTGTTGCACAACGTTCGCGTGGCTCCAGCGGAGGCGTCGGCACTCCTGGACACCCCACCGGCCGACGCGATCCTGGTGGACGCGCGCCGCGACCTGCCGCAAATGCGTTCCCTGTGCCGGCTGCTGCGCACCACAGGAGTGGACTGCCCGCTTCTGCTGATCACCACCGAGGGCGCGCTCGCGGCGGTGACCGCCGACTGGGGCATCGACGACGTCCTGCTGGACTCGGCGGGCCCGGCCGAGGTCGAGGCCCGGCTGCGGCTGGCGATCGGGAAACTGGCGGCCGGCGCGGTCGCCGAGGACGTCCCGCTGGAGATCAAGAGCGGCGACCTGTCCATCGACGAGGGCACGTACACCGCCCGCGTCCGGAACCGGGTGCTCGACCTGACCTTCAAGGAGTTCGAGCTCATCAAGTACCTCGCGCAGCACCCGGGCCGGGTGTTCACGCGAGCGCAGCTGCTCCAGGAAGTGTGGGGATACGACTACTTCGGCGGCACCCGGACCGTGGACGTCCACGTCCGGCGGCTGCGGGCCAAGCTCGGGGTCGAGCACGAGGCGCTCATCGGGACGGTCCGCAACGTGGGCTACCGCTTCGTCATGCCGGACAAGCGCACCGGATCGAGCACGCCCACCGGCTCCAGCGCCGGCACCGAGACGGAGGAGGAGAGCGCCGACGAGGTTCGAGCCTCCGACGCGATGACCGCACCCCGTACCGTGGTGGGGTGA
- a CDS encoding alpha/beta hydrolase: MKRFPEVSVPEFTRILPGQRRSSGHQEPGQTLLTADGVRLNAVHRAGVDRRWAFVLCHGFSGSWRTGDMARIAAVLRPYGGVVAFDFRGHGQSHGRSTLGDLEVLDLHAAVEWARVLGYENVATVGFSMGASVVVRHAGLCGSGVGPGSATDAVVSVSGPGWWFERSTRAMKLVHFLVQHPVGRAVSAWHLKTRILPDGWNPVPESPVELAGRIAPVPLLVVHGDADKYFPLGHAEALYAAAGEPRELWIEPGFGHAEAAAAREASGRELVGRIGRWVRELPAAGAPAGSGRASGSSRAAKGEYKRQKGELGEAGEVMEGEAG, encoded by the coding sequence ATGAAGCGTTTCCCCGAGGTTTCCGTGCCGGAGTTCACACGTATTTTACCTGGACAAAGGCGCAGCTCGGGGCACCAGGAGCCGGGCCAGACGCTTTTGACGGCCGACGGTGTCCGCCTTAACGCCGTGCACAGAGCGGGTGTCGATCGACGATGGGCGTTCGTCTTGTGCCACGGATTCAGCGGCTCCTGGCGCACCGGCGACATGGCGCGGATCGCCGCCGTGTTGCGGCCGTATGGCGGAGTGGTCGCATTCGATTTCCGCGGTCACGGACAGTCACACGGCCGATCGACGCTCGGTGATCTCGAGGTGCTCGACCTGCACGCCGCGGTCGAGTGGGCCCGCGTCCTGGGTTACGAGAATGTGGCGACGGTCGGCTTCTCCATGGGCGCCTCCGTGGTCGTCCGGCACGCCGGGCTGTGCGGCTCGGGCGTCGGCCCGGGCTCCGCGACCGACGCCGTGGTGTCCGTGAGCGGCCCCGGCTGGTGGTTCGAGCGCTCCACGCGCGCCATGAAGCTGGTGCACTTCCTGGTGCAGCATCCGGTGGGCCGCGCTGTTTCGGCGTGGCATCTGAAGACGCGCATCCTGCCGGACGGCTGGAACCCGGTCCCGGAATCCCCGGTGGAGTTGGCGGGGCGCATCGCGCCGGTGCCGCTGCTGGTGGTGCACGGCGACGCCGACAAGTACTTCCCGCTGGGCCACGCCGAAGCGCTGTACGCCGCGGCCGGCGAGCCGCGCGAGCTGTGGATCGAGCCCGGGTTCGGGCACGCGGAGGCCGCGGCGGCCCGGGAGGCCTCCGGCCGGGAGCTGGTCGGCCGGATCGGCCGCTGGGTGCGGGAACTGCCGGCCGCCGGTGCGCCGGCCGGCTCCGGGAGGGCGTCCGGATCTTCCCGTGCCGCGAAGGGCGAATATAAAAGACAGAAGGGGGAGCTCGGCGAGGCGGGAGAGGTCATGGAGGGCGAGGCGGGATGA
- a CDS encoding sigma-70 family RNA polymerase sigma factor, protein MDVASADAERLRSLYADHAGPLLGYVLKLTDGDRGRAEDVVQETFLRAWQHSEAFAPERGSPRAWLCTVARNIVVDQARARRSRPKEVGDEGLALGIAREAVVEDDHDRILLGWEVAEAMATLSPDHRAVLRETYFKGLSVAEAAKALGIPPGTVKSRTYYALRALRTAFEERGIKP, encoded by the coding sequence GTGGACGTCGCGAGCGCGGACGCGGAGCGCCTCAGATCCCTCTACGCGGACCACGCGGGTCCGTTGCTGGGGTACGTCCTGAAACTGACGGACGGCGACCGGGGACGGGCCGAGGACGTGGTCCAGGAGACGTTCCTGCGAGCCTGGCAGCACTCCGAGGCCTTCGCCCCGGAGCGCGGGTCTCCGCGCGCCTGGCTGTGCACGGTCGCCCGGAACATCGTGGTGGACCAGGCGCGGGCCCGCCGGTCGCGGCCGAAGGAGGTCGGCGACGAGGGGCTGGCGCTGGGGATCGCCCGCGAGGCGGTCGTCGAGGATGATCATGACCGGATACTGCTCGGATGGGAGGTGGCCGAGGCCATGGCGACACTGAGCCCCGACCACCGGGCGGTGCTTCGGGAGACGTACTTCAAGGGCTTGTCGGTGGCCGAGGCCGCCAAGGCCCTGGGCATCCCCCCGGGTACCGTCAAGTCGCGCACGTACTATGCGCTGCGCGCGCTGCGGACCGCGTTCGAAGAACGGGGGATCAAGCCGTGA
- a CDS encoding FABP family protein codes for MPLEIPSDLHPNCVPLAFLLGTWAGAGVGGYPTIESFNFGQEVVFSYTPDKPFLKYESRSWLLDEDGNQVRPLATESGFWRPQERTEENGTAGTTRTLLEVVLSHPTGFAEIWVGEADSAKVELRTDVVARTETAKEYTAGHRLYGLVKGDLLWAFDMAAMGQPMQSHLSAQLKPVK; via the coding sequence ATGCCGCTGGAGATCCCCTCCGACCTGCACCCGAACTGTGTGCCGCTGGCGTTCCTGCTGGGCACCTGGGCCGGCGCGGGGGTCGGGGGGTACCCGACCATCGAGTCGTTCAACTTCGGGCAGGAGGTCGTGTTCTCCTACACGCCGGACAAGCCCTTCCTGAAGTACGAGTCGCGGTCCTGGCTGCTCGACGAGGACGGCAACCAGGTCCGGCCGCTGGCGACCGAGTCGGGCTTCTGGCGCCCGCAGGAGCGCACCGAGGAGAACGGCACCGCGGGCACCACCCGCACCCTCCTCGAAGTGGTCCTGTCGCACCCGACCGGCTTCGCCGAGATCTGGGTCGGCGAGGCCGACAGCGCGAAGGTCGAACTGCGCACCGACGTGGTCGCGCGCACCGAGACCGCCAAGGAGTACACCGCCGGACACCGCCTCTACGGCCTGGTGAAGGGCGATCTGCTCTGGGCGTTCGACATGGCGGCCATGGGCCAGCCCATGCAGTCGCATCTCTCGGCCCAGCTCAAGCCGGTCAAGTGA
- a CDS encoding sulfurtransferase, translating into MSRNDVLVDADWVQAHLDDPKVVLVEVDEDTAAYDKNHIRNAIRIDWKRDLQDPVRRDFVNQEQFEALLSERGIANDDTVVLYGGNNNWFASYAYWYFKLYGHGDVKLLDGGRKKWELDSRELVVEQPTREATTYTAQPQDQAIRAYRDDVVAAIGTDNLVDVRSPDEYSGKLLAPAHLPQEQSQRPGHVPTARNIPWSKAANDDGTFKSDADLTALYEGEGVDLSKDTIAYCRIGERSAHTWFVLHELLGQPNVKNYDGSWTEYGSLVGVPVSLGSNPGSPEGGQQ; encoded by the coding sequence ATGAGTCGCAACGACGTCCTGGTCGACGCCGACTGGGTCCAGGCGCACCTGGACGACCCGAAGGTCGTCCTCGTCGAGGTCGACGAGGACACAGCCGCCTACGACAAGAACCACATCCGCAACGCCATCCGGATCGACTGGAAGCGCGACCTGCAGGACCCGGTCCGCCGGGACTTCGTGAACCAGGAGCAGTTCGAGGCGCTGCTGTCCGAGCGCGGCATCGCCAACGACGACACCGTGGTGCTCTACGGCGGCAACAACAACTGGTTCGCCTCCTACGCGTACTGGTACTTCAAGCTCTACGGCCACGGCGACGTGAAGCTCCTCGACGGCGGCCGTAAGAAGTGGGAGCTGGACTCCCGCGAGCTGGTCGTCGAGCAGCCGACCCGCGAGGCCACGACCTACACCGCGCAGCCCCAGGACCAGGCGATCCGCGCCTACCGCGACGACGTCGTGGCCGCGATCGGCACCGACAACCTGGTCGACGTGCGCAGCCCCGACGAGTACTCCGGCAAGCTGCTGGCCCCGGCCCACCTGCCGCAGGAGCAGTCGCAGCGTCCCGGCCACGTGCCGACCGCGCGCAACATCCCGTGGTCCAAGGCGGCCAACGACGACGGCACGTTCAAGTCCGACGCGGACCTGACCGCGCTGTACGAGGGCGAGGGCGTGGACCTGTCCAAGGACACCATCGCCTACTGCCGCATCGGCGAGCGCTCGGCGCACACCTGGTTCGTCCTGCACGAGCTGCTGGGCCAGCCCAACGTGAAGAACTACGACGGTTCGTGGACCGAGTACGGCTCGCTGGTCGGCGTGCCGGTCTCGCTCGGCTCCAACCCCGGCTCGCCCGAGGGCGGCCAGCAGTGA
- a CDS encoding MoaD/ThiS family protein: MSGLIRYWAAAKAAAGIAEEPFEDEVLADVLAAAVARHGARLGEVVRRASFLVDGTPVGRRDPADVRLADGAVVEVLPPFAGG; encoded by the coding sequence ATGAGCGGGCTGATCCGGTACTGGGCGGCGGCGAAGGCGGCGGCGGGCATCGCCGAGGAGCCGTTCGAGGACGAGGTGCTGGCCGACGTGCTGGCCGCGGCGGTGGCCCGGCACGGGGCCCGGCTCGGCGAGGTGGTGCGGCGGGCGTCGTTCCTGGTGGACGGCACCCCGGTGGGCCGGCGCGACCCGGCCGACGTGCGCCTGGCGGACGGGGCCGTGGTCGAGGTGCTTCCGCCGTTCGCCGGGGGCTGA
- a CDS encoding DUF2993 domain-containing protein gives MTSEEGLDQLQWEAHPPPRRRRWPTRLAITLLVLAGLFVAADRITVSIAESQIAKRIQQSQNLQSKPSVNIANFPFLTQLIGMKLDKVSVDARGVVHNNVRVTDLHVDLNGVAPSNGFKEADVDHLSGTALFSWTDMESAAAAQGLDVTLAEGPDNTVRVTGNIPGLGKVTLQSRLSLSSGNRLQLTANKIESSSLGGLAGEVPRQLDFPINVGTLPMQLTLQMANMQTSADGLRVYAEADHVRVTGSGVSSS, from the coding sequence ATGACTTCCGAGGAGGGGCTCGATCAGCTGCAGTGGGAGGCGCATCCGCCGCCCAGACGCCGCAGGTGGCCCACCAGGCTGGCGATCACGCTGCTCGTGCTCGCGGGTCTTTTCGTGGCCGCGGACCGGATCACGGTGAGCATCGCGGAGAGCCAGATCGCCAAGCGCATCCAACAGTCGCAGAACCTGCAGAGCAAACCGTCGGTGAACATCGCCAACTTCCCGTTCCTGACCCAGCTCATCGGCATGAAGCTGGACAAGGTCTCGGTGGACGCGCGCGGCGTGGTCCACAACAACGTGCGCGTCACCGATCTGCACGTGGACCTCAACGGCGTTGCGCCCTCCAACGGCTTCAAGGAGGCCGACGTCGACCACCTGTCCGGCACCGCGCTGTTCAGCTGGACCGACATGGAGTCGGCGGCCGCCGCGCAGGGCCTGGACGTGACGCTGGCCGAGGGGCCGGACAACACGGTCCGGGTCACCGGCAACATCCCGGGCCTGGGCAAGGTCACGCTGCAGAGCAGGCTGTCGCTGAGCTCGGGCAACCGGCTGCAGCTGACCGCCAACAAGATCGAGTCCTCCTCGCTGGGCGGCCTGGCCGGCGAGGTGCCGCGCCAGCTGGACTTCCCGATCAACGTCGGCACGCTTCCGATGCAGCTCACCTTGCAGATGGCCAACATGCAGACGTCGGCCGACGGGCTGCGCGTCTACGCCGAGGCGGACCACGTGCGGGTCACCGGCTCCGGGGTTTCCTCCAGCTAG